The proteins below are encoded in one region of Marinobacter sp. F4206:
- a CDS encoding ABC transporter ATP-binding protein, translating to MLLLEDVHTHYGKIEALHGVSVEVKKGEIVSLIGANGAGKTTLLMTVCGNPQASSGRVILEGRDITREPTAQIMRSGIAIVPEGRRIFSGLTVEENLHMGGFFNTKTEIRKSQEHVYELFPRLKERESQRAGTMSGGEQQMLAIGRALMSRPNMIILDEPSLGLAPLVIKQIFEIIGHLRDEGITVFLVEQNAHQALNLADRGYVLETGKIRLQDTGKNLLANPDVQNAYLGG from the coding sequence ATGCTTTTATTAGAAGATGTCCACACCCACTACGGCAAGATCGAGGCCCTGCATGGGGTCTCCGTCGAGGTCAAGAAAGGCGAAATCGTGTCCCTGATCGGCGCCAACGGTGCCGGCAAGACGACGCTGCTGATGACCGTTTGCGGCAACCCTCAGGCCAGTTCCGGGCGCGTTATTCTCGAAGGCCGCGACATCACCCGGGAGCCGACGGCGCAGATCATGCGATCCGGCATCGCCATCGTTCCGGAAGGACGCCGGATCTTCTCCGGCCTGACGGTGGAGGAGAACCTGCACATGGGCGGGTTCTTCAATACCAAGACGGAGATCCGCAAGAGCCAGGAGCACGTTTACGAACTCTTTCCCCGTCTGAAAGAGCGTGAATCCCAGCGAGCAGGTACCATGTCCGGCGGCGAGCAGCAGATGCTCGCCATCGGGCGCGCCCTGATGAGCAGGCCCAACATGATCATCCTGGATGAGCCGTCACTGGGGCTCGCGCCACTGGTGATCAAGCAGATCTTTGAGATTATCGGGCACCTTCGGGACGAAGGCATCACGGTGTTTCTGGTTGAGCAGAACGCTCATCAGGCACTGAACCTGGCGGACCGGGGCTATGTCCTTGAGACCGGGAAGATCCGACTGCAAGACACCGGCAAGAACCTGCTGGCCAATCCGGATGTGCAGAACGCCTACCTCGGCGGCTGA
- a CDS encoding alpha/beta hydrolase translates to MASRTPRLLLTVARTRAGALALVVMTGALLQSGCSGVFFFPDKVTYITPDRLNLAYEDIYLDTPDGETLHGWWLPAETAQEDTKGTVYFLHGNAQNISSHILNVAWLPTEGYNVFAIDYRGYGKSTGAPDIEGALHDVETGMRWLAGKPETQDTPVFLLGQSLGGALGIPLASEWVKRDEGPEIQGVVLDGTFSGFRGIAREKLDSFWLTWLFQIPLSWTIPAEYEGVDRIDDISPVPTLVIHSVRDGIIPFHHGKELYKAAEEPKQFLQTDTPHAATFVIPAYKKIVLDFLSKASDRF, encoded by the coding sequence ATGGCAAGCCGGACTCCACGCCTACTTTTAACAGTCGCAAGAACCAGGGCCGGTGCGCTTGCCCTGGTGGTGATGACGGGCGCCCTGCTGCAAAGCGGCTGCAGCGGCGTGTTCTTCTTCCCGGACAAGGTGACCTACATTACCCCGGACCGGCTGAACCTGGCCTACGAGGACATCTACCTCGACACCCCCGACGGTGAAACCCTGCATGGCTGGTGGCTTCCGGCAGAAACCGCACAAGAAGACACCAAGGGCACCGTCTATTTTCTCCATGGCAACGCCCAGAACATCAGCAGTCATATCCTCAACGTCGCCTGGCTGCCGACGGAGGGCTACAACGTCTTCGCCATCGATTACCGGGGCTATGGCAAGTCCACCGGCGCACCGGACATTGAAGGCGCCCTCCATGATGTGGAGACGGGCATGCGCTGGCTGGCAGGGAAACCGGAGACTCAAGACACCCCGGTGTTTCTCCTGGGCCAAAGCCTGGGCGGAGCACTCGGCATCCCTCTGGCCAGCGAATGGGTGAAACGGGACGAGGGGCCTGAAATCCAGGGCGTGGTACTGGATGGCACTTTCTCAGGCTTTCGCGGCATTGCCAGGGAAAAGCTGGACAGTTTCTGGCTGACCTGGTTGTTCCAGATCCCCCTGAGCTGGACAATTCCAGCCGAGTACGAGGGCGTCGATCGCATCGACGACATCAGCCCCGTACCCACACTGGTCATCCACAGCGTCCGCGATGGCATCATCCCCTTCCACCACGGCAAAGAGCTCTACAAAGCGGCAGAAGAGCCAAAACAGTTCCTGCAGACCGACACGCCACACGCTGCAACCTTTGTAATTCCCGCCTACAAAAAAATCGTCCTCGATTTTCTCTCAAAGGCGAGTGACAGGTTTTGA
- the rbfA gene encoding 30S ribosome-binding factor RbfA — MPREFSRIDRIGDQMQRELAQLIQREVKDPRVGMVTVNAVKVSRDLGYADVYVSLLSTEDLTEESPEVQDSLKVLAKASGFLRGQVGRAMKLRVVPQLRFHFDTLQGYSRKMDSLIRKAVGDKPAVDRDGDDSQNDPEQNA, encoded by the coding sequence ATGCCAAGAGAGTTCAGTCGTATTGATCGTATCGGCGATCAGATGCAGCGGGAACTGGCCCAGCTGATCCAGCGGGAAGTCAAAGACCCGCGGGTCGGCATGGTCACGGTCAATGCGGTCAAGGTGAGCCGTGACCTCGGCTATGCCGATGTTTACGTGTCGCTTCTGTCTACCGAGGATCTGACCGAGGAGTCCCCGGAGGTTCAGGATTCCCTCAAGGTACTGGCCAAGGCCTCGGGTTTCCTGCGAGGCCAGGTCGGACGGGCGATGAAGCTGCGGGTCGTTCCCCAGCTTCGGTTCCACTTCGATACCCTGCAGGGATACAGCCGCAAGATGGACAGTCTCATTCGCAAGGCTGTCGGCGATAAGCCGGCGGTCGACCGCGATGGCGATGACAGCCAGAATGATCCGGAGCAGAACGCTTGA
- the infB gene encoding translation initiation factor IF-2, with protein sequence MAEVTVKQLAEDVGAPVDRLLKQIVEAGLKARSENDSVSSDEKQQLLAYLRKNHGEADSEPRKITLKRKTTTTLKAGKAKTVNVEVRKRRTYIKRAELQPEGEASQPEVAEEERKPESAPVAEAPQAAAAEPAPQAEAETPAQPSEEAAPEQAEPVAEEKPKKAAEPEPVPAPEDMPIPPPEGEGKDRKPKKKKEKARERGDEIEEGKPKKKSAGHRGPRSRPVDEPLVISEDEEDTTLRKPLRAKKKPKEKRHGFERPTKPMVREVEIPETITVGDLAQRMAVKAADVIKTLMGMGVMTTINQALDQETAVLVTEELGHKAKTVSDDAFEEEVLSEFSFEGGEKTKRAPVVSVMGHVDHGKTSLLDYIRRTKVASGESGGITQHIGAYHVETDHGMVSFLDTPGHAAFTAMRARGAQCTDIVILVVAADDGVMPQTKEAVQHARSAGVPLVVAINKMDKEGADPDRIKSELAALEVVPEDWGGDVQFVPVSAHTGDGIEALLEAVLLQSEILELEASPDAPAKGVVVESSLERGRGSVATVLVQNGTLRQGDMVVAGSYFGKVRAMTDEAGKQAKEAGPSIPVEILGLNGTPDAGDEFFAVADEKKAKELAEFRQTREREQRLQRQQAAKLENLFENMGKDEVKTLNVVLKTDVRGSLEAITKALQDLGNDEVQVKIVSSGVGGIAETDISLAMATNAVIFGFNVRADAASKRLVEQEGLDLRYYSIIYNLIDDVKAALTGMLAPEFREDIVGIADVRDVFRSPKFGQVAGCMVTEGTVYRNKPIRVLRDNVVIFEGELESLRRFKDDVPEVRNGMECGIGVKGYDVKVGDQIEVFDRVRVERKLESTGA encoded by the coding sequence ATGGCTGAAGTAACGGTAAAACAACTGGCCGAAGACGTAGGCGCTCCCGTGGATCGTTTGCTGAAGCAGATCGTTGAGGCGGGCCTGAAAGCCCGTTCCGAAAATGATTCTGTGTCCAGCGATGAGAAGCAGCAGTTGCTGGCCTATTTGAGAAAGAACCACGGTGAGGCGGACTCAGAACCGCGCAAGATCACCCTGAAGCGCAAAACCACCACCACACTCAAGGCGGGTAAGGCCAAGACCGTCAACGTGGAGGTTCGCAAGCGCCGCACCTACATCAAGCGCGCTGAACTGCAGCCTGAGGGTGAGGCGTCTCAGCCGGAAGTTGCGGAAGAGGAGCGTAAGCCGGAGTCGGCTCCGGTCGCGGAAGCGCCGCAAGCAGCCGCCGCAGAGCCGGCACCTCAGGCTGAGGCCGAGACTCCTGCGCAGCCGAGTGAAGAGGCTGCCCCGGAGCAGGCCGAGCCGGTTGCAGAGGAAAAACCGAAGAAGGCGGCCGAGCCCGAACCGGTTCCGGCGCCGGAAGATATGCCTATCCCGCCACCTGAAGGGGAAGGCAAAGACAGGAAGCCGAAGAAGAAAAAGGAAAAAGCTCGCGAGCGCGGCGATGAGATTGAAGAAGGCAAGCCGAAGAAGAAATCGGCAGGCCATCGTGGTCCGCGCAGCCGTCCGGTGGACGAGCCTCTGGTGATTTCCGAGGACGAAGAAGATACCACCCTGCGGAAGCCGCTGCGTGCGAAAAAGAAACCCAAAGAGAAGCGTCATGGCTTCGAGAGGCCGACCAAACCAATGGTCAGAGAAGTAGAGATTCCCGAAACGATCACCGTAGGTGACCTTGCCCAGCGTATGGCGGTCAAGGCCGCAGACGTGATTAAGACCCTGATGGGTATGGGCGTGATGACCACTATTAATCAGGCGCTGGATCAGGAAACTGCTGTTCTGGTAACTGAAGAGCTGGGCCACAAGGCAAAGACCGTCAGCGACGACGCTTTTGAAGAAGAAGTGCTGAGCGAGTTTTCCTTTGAAGGGGGCGAGAAAACCAAGCGTGCCCCGGTGGTCAGCGTGATGGGTCACGTTGACCATGGTAAGACATCGCTGCTGGATTACATCCGTCGCACCAAGGTTGCCTCTGGCGAGTCCGGCGGTATCACTCAGCACATTGGTGCTTACCACGTTGAAACCGATCACGGCATGGTGTCGTTCCTGGATACCCCGGGCCACGCGGCGTTTACCGCTATGCGTGCTCGTGGCGCCCAGTGCACCGATATCGTCATCCTGGTTGTTGCAGCGGATGACGGCGTCATGCCGCAGACCAAGGAAGCGGTTCAGCATGCGCGCTCCGCGGGCGTTCCGCTTGTCGTGGCCATCAACAAGATGGACAAGGAGGGTGCTGACCCCGATCGCATCAAGAGTGAACTGGCGGCCCTGGAGGTTGTGCCGGAAGACTGGGGTGGCGATGTCCAGTTCGTCCCCGTTTCCGCACACACCGGTGACGGCATTGAGGCACTTCTGGAAGCGGTCTTGCTGCAGTCTGAAATCCTTGAGCTGGAAGCCTCTCCGGATGCGCCGGCCAAGGGTGTTGTGGTCGAGTCCAGCCTCGAGCGCGGCCGTGGTTCCGTCGCCACTGTACTGGTTCAGAACGGAACCCTGCGCCAGGGCGACATGGTTGTAGCCGGTTCCTACTTCGGTAAGGTTCGGGCGATGACCGACGAAGCCGGCAAGCAGGCCAAAGAAGCGGGACCGTCCATTCCGGTGGAGATCCTGGGGCTTAACGGTACGCCGGACGCGGGTGACGAATTCTTCGCTGTGGCGGACGAGAAGAAGGCGAAAGAACTCGCCGAGTTCCGTCAGACTCGTGAGCGTGAGCAGCGTCTTCAGCGTCAGCAGGCTGCCAAGCTGGAAAATCTGTTCGAGAACATGGGCAAGGACGAGGTCAAAACCCTCAATGTCGTGCTCAAGACCGACGTTCGTGGCTCGCTGGAAGCCATTACCAAGGCGCTGCAAGACCTGGGTAATGACGAAGTTCAGGTCAAGATTGTTTCGTCCGGGGTTGGTGGTATTGCCGAGACCGACATCAGTCTGGCCATGGCGACCAACGCGGTCATCTTCGGTTTCAACGTTCGTGCGGATGCGGCATCCAAGCGGCTGGTTGAACAGGAAGGCCTCGACCTGCGCTATTACAGCATCATCTATAACCTGATTGATGATGTGAAGGCAGCCCTTACCGGCATGCTGGCGCCGGAATTCCGCGAGGACATCGTCGGTATCGCCGATGTGCGTGACGTGTTCCGTTCGCCGAAGTTTGGTCAGGTCGCCGGTTGTATGGTGACTGAAGGGACCGTATACCGTAACAAGCCGATCCGCGTCCTGCGGGACAACGTGGTGATCTTTGAAGGCGAGCTGGAATCCCTGCGTCGCTTCAAGGACGACGTCCCCGAGGTTCGTAACGGCATGGAATGCGGTATCGGCGTAAAGGGCTATGACGTGAAGGTCGGTGACCAGATCGAAGTCTTCGACCGCGTCCGAGTCGAGCGTAAGCTCGAGTCCACGGGGGCCTGA
- the truB gene encoding tRNA pseudouridine(55) synthase TruB gives MSRRRKGRDVNGILVIDKPVGITSNGILQQVKRLYGAAKAGHTGALDPLATGVLPLCFGEATKFSQMMLDSDKAYIATARLGIRTETGDSEGAVVEERPVAADLSPENLESVLDRFRGDIQQVPSMYSALKHKGRPLYEYAREGIEVERPARPVTIYDLTLLAVRENELDVAVSCTKGTYIRSLVEDIGAALGCGAHVTALRRTMASGFTLDNAHDVPELEAMRERGESLDGLLVAPDAALSMFPEVKLAGPSLVSILNGQPVRITGQSQEGFVRVYGNEGFVGLAEAITEGEGVKLVPRRLVKNSDKR, from the coding sequence TTGAGCCGCAGACGCAAAGGTCGTGACGTCAACGGAATTCTGGTGATCGACAAGCCTGTGGGGATTACCTCCAACGGCATCCTGCAGCAGGTCAAGCGCCTGTATGGGGCCGCCAAGGCAGGTCATACCGGTGCGCTGGATCCGTTGGCAACCGGTGTGCTGCCGCTGTGTTTTGGCGAGGCCACCAAGTTTTCCCAGATGATGCTGGACAGCGACAAGGCCTACATAGCAACCGCGCGCTTGGGCATCCGGACGGAAACCGGAGACAGCGAAGGCGCGGTGGTTGAAGAGAGACCGGTTGCCGCGGACCTGTCGCCAGAAAACCTGGAGTCCGTTCTCGACCGCTTTCGTGGCGATATCCAGCAAGTTCCCTCCATGTACTCAGCGCTCAAGCACAAGGGGCGCCCGCTTTATGAATACGCCCGCGAGGGTATCGAAGTGGAGCGTCCCGCCCGGCCGGTGACGATCTATGATCTGACCCTACTGGCGGTGCGTGAGAACGAACTGGACGTTGCTGTAAGCTGCACCAAGGGTACGTATATTCGCTCACTCGTTGAGGATATTGGGGCGGCGCTGGGTTGTGGTGCCCATGTGACGGCTTTGCGCCGAACCATGGCGTCCGGATTTACCCTGGATAATGCCCATGACGTCCCGGAACTGGAGGCGATGCGAGAGCGCGGCGAGAGCCTTGACGGGCTTCTGGTAGCGCCGGATGCCGCACTTTCGATGTTCCCGGAAGTGAAGCTGGCGGGGCCTTCGCTGGTGTCGATATTGAACGGACAACCAGTTAGAATAACCGGTCAATCTCAGGAAGGTTTCGTGCGCGTGTATGGCAACGAGGGCTTCGTGGGGTTGGCGGAAGCAATCACCGAAGGTGAGGGGGTCAAGCTGGTCCCACGCCGATTGGTGAAGAACAGCGACAAACGCTAG
- a CDS encoding DUF3015 domain-containing protein — MKKLIAGAILLGASSMAFAQPGCGIGAMVWKGQSGIAPHVLAATTNGTFGNQTFGMTTGTLGCQTNQAVQSMAMYMDSNIDKVARDMSRGTGENLDTLAVLLGVDSADRDAFRKVLQDNFATIFPSSDTTSGEAVDAIVALLEQNDSLSKYVAA; from the coding sequence ATGAAAAAACTGATCGCAGGTGCAATTCTTCTGGGCGCCTCTTCTATGGCCTTCGCACAGCCAGGCTGTGGCATTGGCGCAATGGTCTGGAAGGGACAGTCCGGTATTGCCCCCCACGTCCTCGCCGCCACAACCAACGGCACCTTTGGCAACCAGACCTTTGGCATGACCACGGGCACCCTGGGCTGTCAGACCAACCAGGCTGTCCAGTCCATGGCCATGTACATGGATAGCAACATCGACAAGGTGGCCCGTGACATGTCCCGTGGTACCGGTGAGAACCTGGACACCCTGGCGGTTCTGCTGGGCGTTGATTCCGCTGATCGTGACGCCTTCCGCAAGGTACTTCAGGACAACTTCGCGACCATCTTCCCGAGCTCTGATACCACCTCTGGCGAAGCGGTTGATGCCATCGTTGCCCTTCTGGAGCAAAACGATTCACTGAGCAAATACGTCGCAGCTTAA
- the rpsO gene encoding 30S ribosomal protein S15 has protein sequence MALSASEKSQIVKDFQQGDGDTGSPEVQVALLSANINKLQDHFKTNKQDHHSRRGLIRMVNQRRKLLDYLKRKNADRYLELIQRLGLRR, from the coding sequence ATGGCACTTTCTGCCAGTGAGAAGTCACAGATCGTTAAGGATTTTCAGCAAGGTGATGGCGATACCGGTTCTCCTGAAGTTCAGGTTGCACTGCTGAGCGCCAACATCAACAAGCTGCAGGATCACTTCAAGACCAACAAGCAGGATCACCATTCCCGCCGTGGTCTGATCCGGATGGTAAACCAGCGTCGTAAGCTGCTGGACTACCTCAAGCGTAAGAACGCCGACCGTTACCTGGAACTGATCCAGCGTCTGGGTCTGCGTCGCTAA
- a CDS encoding DUF4105 domain-containing protein, whose amino-acid sequence MGYTLRLGPAMLWLALTVPVQADTPRNTQTLSQDPAWLTLGHYQPDTLGGGFTSQADDPDFFLSDNGKHSPRSEIESTLAAIQRPGNGDGHAQCRFPARTTWLREKLELSLPEVNCPAYEEWTDTLNTETVTLVFAASYLNSPSSMFGHTFLRLDPPQEDEETNLLLANTISYAADAAAHDSEILFAYKGIFGGYPGITTVQPYYEKIRLYSDIEHRDLWEYKLNLTQLEVDLMLAHAWEIRDHNFDYYFFDENCAYRLLALIDVARPGTDLLAEVSTHAIPSDTVRWVVDKDLVAEVYYRPSAATSVAYSLETLPDDHQTLAAAVANGYVEPGAEAVRELSPEERAHVLDATYDYVRYQSEAEGWPREFAAPLSHDLLTERSRIDDATAPALPPEPAIRDDQGHNTFRASIGAGQLAHREYTQLTLRPAYHDVLDPPAGYRAGAQLQFLRLDARYYTDNDELQLEQLIGVEIRSLSPRDQFFSPLSWQVGFGGRRTDTGSKRVLTPYLEGGAGGSWMLGKRVQAFAIATADLEIDDDLDRGYDAAPGADLGLLHQNNRFSLIAGAKTKAWIVSSQHRQDQVYARGNWHLGRDFSAFAEFTREDHFDRYQSTWQAGLHAYF is encoded by the coding sequence ATGGGCTATACGCTTCGCCTTGGGCCAGCCATGCTCTGGCTGGCCCTCACCGTGCCTGTGCAGGCAGACACCCCCCGGAATACCCAAACACTCTCTCAGGATCCAGCCTGGCTGACACTGGGCCATTACCAACCCGATACTCTGGGCGGCGGCTTCACCAGCCAGGCCGATGACCCGGACTTTTTCCTGAGTGACAACGGCAAACACTCCCCGAGGTCTGAAATTGAGTCGACACTCGCCGCGATCCAGCGCCCCGGCAATGGCGACGGGCACGCCCAATGCCGCTTTCCCGCGCGAACAACCTGGCTCCGGGAGAAACTCGAACTTTCTCTACCCGAGGTCAACTGCCCGGCCTACGAGGAATGGACCGACACCCTCAACACCGAGACCGTCACGCTGGTGTTCGCTGCCTCGTACCTGAACAGCCCCTCGTCCATGTTCGGACACACCTTCCTCCGGCTCGACCCGCCCCAGGAAGACGAGGAAACCAACCTGTTGCTGGCCAACACCATTTCCTATGCGGCGGATGCCGCCGCCCACGACAGTGAAATCCTGTTTGCCTACAAGGGCATCTTTGGTGGGTACCCAGGCATTACGACCGTGCAGCCGTACTACGAAAAAATCCGTCTGTACTCGGACATCGAGCATCGGGACCTTTGGGAATACAAGCTCAACCTGACCCAACTAGAAGTCGACCTGATGCTGGCACATGCCTGGGAGATCCGGGACCACAACTTCGATTACTACTTCTTTGATGAGAATTGCGCTTACCGCCTGCTGGCGTTGATTGATGTAGCACGGCCCGGCACCGACCTGCTGGCTGAAGTGAGCACCCACGCCATTCCCTCCGACACCGTTCGCTGGGTGGTCGACAAGGATCTGGTGGCCGAAGTCTACTACCGCCCTTCCGCGGCAACCTCCGTCGCCTACAGCCTGGAGACCCTGCCCGACGATCATCAGACGCTGGCCGCCGCGGTAGCCAACGGCTACGTTGAGCCCGGCGCAGAAGCAGTCCGGGAGCTAAGCCCGGAAGAAAGGGCCCATGTGCTGGATGCTACCTACGACTACGTGCGCTATCAGAGCGAGGCCGAGGGCTGGCCACGTGAATTCGCCGCTCCCCTGTCCCACGACCTGCTGACCGAGCGCAGCCGGATCGACGATGCCACCGCGCCGGCCCTGCCACCTGAACCTGCCATCCGTGACGATCAGGGGCATAATACCTTCCGCGCGAGCATTGGAGCCGGACAACTGGCCCACCGGGAATACACCCAACTGACCCTCCGCCCGGCCTATCACGACGTTCTGGATCCGCCGGCCGGTTACCGTGCCGGGGCACAACTCCAGTTCCTTCGGCTCGATGCCCGCTATTACACTGACAATGACGAACTGCAGCTGGAACAGCTGATCGGCGTGGAAATCCGCTCCCTGAGCCCCAGAGATCAGTTCTTCTCGCCGCTGTCCTGGCAGGTCGGCTTTGGCGGACGGCGCACGGACACCGGCAGCAAGCGGGTTCTGACGCCTTATCTCGAGGGCGGTGCCGGAGGCAGCTGGATGCTGGGCAAGCGGGTCCAGGCGTTTGCCATCGCCACGGCCGACCTTGAAATCGACGACGATCTCGACCGGGGTTATGACGCTGCTCCGGGCGCAGACCTCGGGTTGCTGCATCAGAACAACCGGTTCAGCCTGATTGCCGGCGCCAAAACCAAAGCCTGGATCGTCAGCAGCCAGCATCGACAGGACCAGGTCTATGCCCGCGGCAACTGGCATCTCGGCCGGGATTTCAGCGCGTTTGCCGAATTCACCCGGGAAGACCACTTCGACAGGTACCAGAGCACATGGCAAGCCGGACTCCACGCCTACTTTTAA
- the pnp gene encoding polyribonucleotide nucleotidyltransferase, whose amino-acid sequence MKPVKKTFELGGKTVTLETGRIARQATGSVLVTIDDVSVLGTVVGAKEPKPGQGFFPLTVNYTEKTYAVGKIPGGFFKREGRPSEKETLTSRLIDRPIRPLFPNGYMNEVQVVLTVMSANKTQDPDIAAMLAASAALSISGIPFDGPIGASRVAFTNERGYFLNPTFEELETSLLDMVVAGTEDAVLMVESEAKGLTEDQMLGGVLFAHQEMQVAVSAIKEFAAEIGKPRWEWTPEVENTELLNAIKGEFAGAIEEAYSIRDKMERYARLGEIKTAAVEKFAGEEEGQPSGDEVKKYFGKIEKSVVRQQVIDGKPRIDGRDNKTVRPIEIEVGVLPSTHGSALFTRGETQAIVTTTLGTARDMQIIDALHGERKDPFLFHYNFPPYSVGEAGRMGSPGRREIGHGRLAKRGISAVMPTIEEFPYTIRAVSEITESNGSSSMASVCGSSLALMDAGVPLKAPVAGIAMGLVKEGDKFAVLTDILGDEDHLGDMDFKVAGTKDGVTALQMDIKINGITDEIMELALEQAQEARLHILGEMNKVIAESRSELSARAPSITTVKINPDKIRDVIGKGGATIRSICDETGASIDLDDDGNVKIYADNQEAAQAAVNRVKEITAEIEVGAIYKGRVERIVDFGAFVNILPGKDGLVHISQISERRIENVTDELSEGQEVLVKVLDVDNRGRVKLSMKEVQEGEQPTDFSA is encoded by the coding sequence CTGAAACCTGTAAAGAAAACGTTTGAGCTGGGCGGCAAGACCGTCACTCTCGAAACCGGTCGTATTGCCCGTCAGGCTACCGGTTCCGTTCTGGTGACCATCGATGACGTATCCGTACTGGGTACCGTGGTAGGCGCCAAGGAGCCCAAGCCGGGCCAGGGCTTCTTCCCGCTGACGGTTAACTACACTGAAAAAACCTATGCCGTTGGCAAGATCCCGGGTGGTTTCTTCAAGCGTGAAGGTCGTCCTTCCGAGAAGGAAACCCTGACCTCCCGTCTGATCGACCGTCCGATTCGTCCGCTGTTCCCGAATGGCTACATGAACGAAGTGCAGGTCGTGCTGACGGTCATGTCTGCCAACAAGACCCAGGATCCGGACATTGCTGCCATGCTGGCGGCCTCTGCAGCACTGTCGATTTCCGGTATTCCGTTCGACGGTCCCATCGGTGCATCCCGCGTTGCGTTCACCAATGAGCGTGGCTACTTCCTGAACCCGACTTTCGAAGAGCTCGAAACGTCGCTGCTTGACATGGTCGTTGCCGGTACCGAAGACGCGGTCCTGATGGTCGAGTCCGAGGCCAAAGGCCTGACCGAAGACCAGATGCTGGGTGGTGTTCTGTTCGCTCATCAGGAAATGCAGGTTGCGGTTAGCGCGATCAAGGAATTCGCTGCCGAGATTGGCAAGCCGCGTTGGGAGTGGACTCCGGAAGTTGAAAACACCGAGCTGCTGAACGCCATCAAGGGCGAATTCGCCGGGGCCATCGAGGAAGCGTACAGCATCCGCGACAAGATGGAGCGTTATGCTCGTCTGGGCGAGATCAAGACCGCTGCCGTTGAGAAGTTTGCTGGCGAAGAGGAAGGTCAGCCCTCCGGTGACGAGGTCAAGAAGTACTTCGGCAAGATCGAGAAGTCGGTTGTCCGTCAGCAGGTCATTGATGGCAAGCCGCGTATCGATGGCCGTGACAACAAGACTGTTCGTCCGATCGAAATCGAAGTAGGCGTTCTGCCCAGCACTCACGGTTCGGCCCTGTTCACCCGTGGTGAAACTCAGGCCATCGTAACCACCACCCTGGGCACCGCTCGTGACATGCAAATCATCGATGCCCTGCATGGTGAGCGTAAGGACCCGTTCCTGTTCCACTACAACTTCCCTCCGTACTCCGTTGGCGAAGCCGGTCGTATGGGCAGCCCGGGCCGTCGTGAGATCGGTCACGGTCGCCTGGCGAAGCGTGGTATCTCCGCGGTTATGCCCACCATCGAAGAATTCCCGTACACTATCCGTGCGGTTTCAGAGATCACCGAATCCAACGGCTCCAGCTCTATGGCGTCGGTGTGTGGTTCCAGTCTGGCCCTGATGGACGCAGGTGTTCCCCTGAAAGCGCCGGTTGCCGGTATCGCCATGGGTCTGGTCAAGGAAGGCGACAAGTTCGCGGTCCTGACTGACATTCTGGGTGACGAAGATCACCTGGGCGACATGGACTTCAAGGTTGCCGGTACCAAAGACGGTGTTACTGCCCTGCAGATGGACATCAAGATCAACGGTATCACCGACGAGATCATGGAGCTGGCCCTGGAGCAGGCTCAGGAAGCGCGTCTGCACATCCTGGGTGAGATGAACAAGGTCATCGCCGAGTCCCGTTCGGAGCTGTCGGCACGTGCACCGAGCATTACCACCGTCAAGATCAACCCGGACAAGATCCGTGACGTTATCGGCAAGGGTGGCGCGACTATCCGTTCAATCTGCGACGAGACTGGTGCGTCTATCGATCTGGACGACGATGGCAACGTGAAGATTTACGCGGACAACCAGGAAGCGGCGCAGGCTGCCGTTAACCGGGTTAAGGAAATCACTGCGGAAATCGAGGTTGGCGCGATCTACAAGGGTCGTGTTGAGCGCATCGTCGACTTCGGCGCGTTCGTCAACATCCTGCCTGGCAAAGATGGTCTGGTGCACATTTCACAGATTTCCGAGCGCCGTATCGAGAACGTGACTGACGAGCTGAGCGAAGGTCAGGAAGTTTTGGTCAAGGTACTGGATGTGGACAACCGTGGCCGCGTTAAGCTGTCCATGAAGGAAGTTCAGGAAGGCGAGCAGCCGACTGACTTCTCTGCCTGA